A genome region from Deinococcus sp. KNUC1210 includes the following:
- the dusA gene encoding tRNA dihydrouridine(20/20a) synthase DusA, protein MSARPPHTLSVAPMMDWTDRHCRMFHRSLSRRTLLYTEMVTTGALLHGDVARHLDFHAGEHPVALQLGGSDPAALAASARLGEQWGYDEINLNVGCPSDRVQNGSFGACLMATPDVVAEGVAAMRGVVGLPVTVKHRIGIDDLDSYEHLHHFLSTVSAAGCTTFIVHARKAILKGLSPKQNREIPPLRYDVVEHVKQDFPQLTVVLNGGVKSLEAAQQHLNFADGVMIGREAYQNPYLLARADSVLFEDGSTPPTRREVLERYFPYVEEMLAQDVYLSRLTRHTLGLFAGQPGARHWKRTISERAHLPGAGMEVLRDALAGVPDSVLDRRAEPAEAVELATS, encoded by the coding sequence ATGAGCGCCCGCCCTCCTCACACCCTCTCGGTTGCCCCGATGATGGACTGGACAGACCGCCACTGCCGGATGTTTCACCGCTCTCTGTCGCGCCGCACGCTGCTGTATACCGAGATGGTGACGACCGGAGCGCTGCTGCACGGCGACGTGGCACGGCACCTCGACTTTCATGCGGGCGAACACCCCGTCGCGCTGCAACTCGGCGGCTCGGACCCGGCGGCACTGGCGGCGTCGGCGCGGCTGGGCGAGCAGTGGGGCTACGACGAGATCAACCTGAATGTGGGCTGCCCCAGCGACCGCGTGCAGAACGGGTCGTTCGGAGCGTGCCTGATGGCGACGCCGGACGTGGTGGCCGAAGGCGTGGCGGCGATGCGCGGGGTGGTCGGTCTGCCCGTCACGGTCAAGCACCGCATCGGCATCGACGACCTCGACAGTTACGAGCATCTGCACCACTTCCTCAGTACCGTGTCGGCGGCGGGCTGCACCACCTTTATCGTGCATGCCCGCAAAGCCATCCTGAAAGGGCTGTCGCCCAAGCAGAACCGCGAGATTCCGCCGCTGCGCTACGACGTGGTAGAGCATGTCAAACAGGATTTTCCGCAGCTGACCGTGGTGCTGAACGGCGGCGTGAAATCGCTGGAAGCCGCCCAGCAGCACCTGAACTTCGCCGATGGTGTGATGATCGGGCGCGAGGCGTACCAGAATCCCTACCTGCTGGCCCGCGCCGATTCGGTCCTCTTTGAAGACGGCAGCACGCCGCCCACCCGCCGCGAGGTTCTCGAACGCTATTTCCCGTATGTCGAGGAAATGCTGGCGCAGGACGTGTACCTCAGCCGCCTGACCCGGCACACGCTGGGCCTGTTCGCGGGACAGCCGGGGGCGCGGCACTGGAAGCGCACCATCAGCGAGCGGGCGCACCTGCCGGGGGCGGGGATGGAGGTGCTGCGCGACGCGTTGGCGG
- a CDS encoding CBS and ACT domain-containing protein encodes MRVRDWMTPDPITVGPELPVLEALRTLKDHGFRRLPVVEAGRLIGMTTSKDLKDAMPSKATTLSVWELNYLLSKLTVGEMMAKRVVTAAEGEYMEDAALRMQEHRVGGLPVLNDAGRLVGIITVSDVLRAFTEIMGLRQGGKRLTLEMPDVPGSLTRATQAMAPSNIISVATVGEAAGNRRFVIRVVGDETAGVAQRVRDAGIQVQDE; translated from the coding sequence ATGCGCGTTAGAGACTGGATGACCCCAGACCCCATCACCGTGGGGCCAGAACTGCCGGTGCTGGAGGCGCTGCGAACGCTGAAAGATCACGGATTCAGGCGACTGCCGGTGGTTGAGGCGGGCCGACTGATCGGCATGACCACCAGCAAAGACCTCAAAGACGCCATGCCGAGCAAGGCCACCACCCTGAGCGTCTGGGAGCTGAATTATCTGCTGTCGAAGCTGACGGTGGGCGAGATGATGGCAAAGCGCGTCGTGACGGCAGCCGAGGGCGAGTACATGGAAGACGCGGCCCTGAGAATGCAGGAACACCGCGTCGGCGGCCTGCCGGTGCTGAACGATGCGGGGCGACTGGTCGGCATCATCACCGTTTCCGACGTGCTGCGGGCTTTCACCGAGATCATGGGACTGCGGCAGGGCGGCAAACGCCTGACGCTGGAAATGCCCGATGTGCCCGGCAGCCTGACGCGTGCGACACAGGCGATGGCTCCCAGCAACATCATCAGCGTGGCGACGGTGGGCGAGGCGGCAGGAAACAGGCGCTTCGTGATCCGGGTGGTGGGCGACGAGACGGCGGGCGTGGCCCAGCGCGTGCGCGACGCTGGAATTCAGGTGCAAGACGAATAA
- a CDS encoding OmpH family outer membrane protein — protein MKKFFLLAPLALFALQPHAQTSKYKVGIVNVQTVVKSIPGSANFLAISKKADTTLQAEAKSVATLQTKASSRSASNADRAAYSAAVKKYQTDSQAFDKQLKAAFTPLAGKVNAAVASAAKANGYSVVLDQRVAASTKLVIYANLKSTDLTAAVTAKVKSGK, from the coding sequence ATGAAAAAATTTTTCCTGCTCGCACCCCTGGCGCTGTTTGCGCTCCAACCGCACGCCCAGACTTCCAAATACAAGGTCGGCATCGTGAACGTTCAGACGGTCGTGAAGTCGATCCCTGGCAGCGCCAATTTCCTGGCGATCAGCAAGAAGGCCGATACCACGCTTCAGGCCGAGGCCAAGAGCGTGGCGACCCTCCAGACGAAGGCCAGTTCGCGCAGCGCCTCCAACGCCGACCGCGCAGCCTACAGCGCCGCCGTCAAGAAATATCAGACCGATTCGCAGGCCTTCGACAAGCAGCTCAAGGCCGCGTTCACGCCGCTGGCGGGCAAGGTCAATGCCGCAGTCGCCAGCGCCGCCAAAGCCAACGGGTACAGCGTGGTTCTCGATCAGCGCGTGGCCGCAAGTACCAAGCTGGTCATCTATGCCAACCTCAAATCCACCGACCTGACCGCCGCCGTGACTGCCAAGGTAAAAAGCGGGAAATAA
- a CDS encoding SDR family oxidoreductase yields MLVTGGTGNLGRLVVPELVRAGLTVRVLTRQSAPAELPGAGWEQVEWQQGEYHSGAGLAAALEGVDTVLHTAHDPQHPAQDVLGVERLLGYSRAAGLRHFVQVGIVGAAQVPGFAYYAAKTRAETLVTHSGFSTSVFRATQFHGFVASLLLGLERLPVVLVPAGTLQPVEIGEVAQALARHVIRAEPGSEDFAGPEILSLTDLTRLHLAARGLNRRVVSVRLPLPALRAIRAGVLTSSNAARGQRTFEQWLAGQGHGQ; encoded by the coding sequence GTGCTGGTCACGGGTGGTACAGGAAATCTGGGCCGTCTGGTCGTGCCGGAACTCGTACGGGCGGGTCTGACGGTGCGTGTCCTGACGCGCCAGTCTGCCCCGGCAGAGCTGCCGGGTGCCGGGTGGGAGCAGGTCGAGTGGCAGCAGGGCGAGTATCACAGCGGCGCGGGGCTGGCAGCGGCGCTGGAAGGTGTCGATACCGTGCTGCACACCGCCCATGATCCTCAGCATCCGGCGCAGGATGTGCTGGGAGTCGAGCGCCTGCTGGGGTACAGCCGGGCGGCGGGGCTGCGGCACTTCGTTCAGGTGGGCATCGTCGGGGCGGCGCAGGTGCCCGGATTTGCCTACTACGCCGCCAAGACCCGTGCCGAGACGCTGGTGACACATAGCGGCTTCTCGACCTCGGTGTTCCGGGCCACACAGTTTCACGGTTTCGTGGCGTCGCTGCTGCTCGGCCTGGAACGCCTGCCGGTGGTGCTGGTTCCAGCTGGAACGCTGCAACCGGTCGAGATCGGGGAAGTGGCGCAGGCACTGGCCCGCCATGTGATCCGCGCCGAGCCGGGCAGCGAGGACTTTGCCGGGCCGGAGATTCTCAGTCTCACCGACCTGACACGCCTGCATCTGGCAGCGCGGGGGCTGAACAGGCGCGTGGTGTCCGTTCGCTTGCCCCTCCCGGCACTGCGGGCGATCAGAGCGGGCGTGCTGACCAGCTCCAACGCCGCACGCGGGCAGCGCACGTTCGAGCAGTGGCTGGCGGGGCAGGGTCATGGACAATAA
- a CDS encoding OmpH family outer membrane protein, producing MNVKALAPIAIVAALGFGTLVPHAQTAPQKVGFVDVNGVATADSRYAAVKTLQDKATAELNPLDAQVKAIQAKGTAATAAEKDQMNQLITTIQAKAKDYDAQIAKLVDPITNSVNTAVTAAAKAQGFSVVMDANVARNSGLVIYADQSADLTDAVKKGLKP from the coding sequence ATGAACGTCAAAGCGCTCGCCCCCATCGCCATTGTCGCCGCCCTCGGATTTGGAACGCTGGTTCCGCACGCTCAGACTGCTCCCCAGAAGGTCGGTTTTGTCGATGTGAACGGCGTGGCAACCGCCGACAGCCGGTACGCTGCCGTCAAGACCCTCCAGGACAAGGCCACCGCTGAACTCAACCCGCTCGACGCTCAGGTCAAGGCCATCCAGGCCAAAGGCACCGCCGCCACCGCTGCCGAGAAAGACCAGATGAACCAGCTCATCACCACCATCCAGGCGAAGGCCAAGGATTACGACGCCCAGATTGCCAAGCTGGTCGACCCGATCACCAACTCGGTCAATACCGCCGTGACTGCCGCTGCCAAGGCGCAGGGCTTCTCGGTGGTCATGGACGCCAACGTAGCTCGCAACTCGGGTCTAGTCATCTACGCCGATCAGAGCGCCGATCTGACCGACGCCGTGAAGAAGGGCCTCAAGCCCTGA
- a CDS encoding aminotransferase class I/II-fold pyridoxal phosphate-dependent enzyme — protein sequence MPEPLHPPLPRARHGGPDGQAAQLDFSVNANPYGPNPLLLRALRSADHAEYPDPSYLALRSALADWHGVGAEQVVPAVGASELLHRVVRAYVEPGDRVLSVLAPFGEFGRAAALARAELAVVTLPDAADAVQPGVKLVYLGHPHNPSGRRLTSAALATLAHACQQADALLVLDLAYAPFLPGCPAFADLPAALHLYSPGKAHGLVGARPAYALAPAGVAAALHNLAPAWVLPAGTAALLEALPRAQAYLAATLPLVARHAADLAHALSEVGTVEHHGAPYLLLEVGNAARVAGELLSQGLRVRDCASYGLPEQLRLSARLPPDNARLVAVLRQTLNHG from the coding sequence GTGCCTGAGCCGCTGCATCCCCCGCTTCCACGGGCGCGGCACGGTGGCCCCGACGGACAGGCCGCCCAGCTCGATTTCAGTGTGAATGCCAACCCCTACGGGCCGAATCCGCTGCTGCTCAGGGCGCTCCGGTCTGCCGACCACGCGGAGTATCCAGACCCCAGCTATCTGGCGCTCCGATCTGCGCTGGCTGACTGGCACGGTGTCGGGGCAGAGCAGGTCGTTCCGGCGGTGGGCGCGTCCGAGCTGCTGCACCGCGTTGTGCGGGCCTACGTGGAGCCGGGTGACCGGGTGCTGAGCGTGCTGGCTCCGTTTGGCGAGTTCGGGCGGGCGGCGGCGCTGGCCCGCGCAGAGCTGGCTGTGGTCACGCTGCCGGACGCTGCCGATGCGGTGCAGCCGGGCGTCAAACTGGTGTACCTGGGCCACCCGCACAATCCCAGCGGGCGGCGGCTGACTTCGGCAGCGCTGGCGACCCTGGCACACGCCTGCCAGCAGGCCGATGCGCTGCTGGTGCTCGATCTGGCGTATGCCCCCTTTCTGCCCGGCTGTCCGGCCTTTGCCGACCTGCCTGCCGCACTCCACCTGTATTCGCCCGGCAAGGCGCACGGACTGGTAGGCGCTCGCCCGGCGTATGCGCTGGCCCCGGCGGGCGTGGCGGCGGCCCTGCACAATCTGGCTCCGGCGTGGGTGCTTCCTGCGGGCACGGCAGCTCTGCTGGAAGCCCTGCCGCGTGCTCAGGCGTATCTGGCCGCCACGTTGCCGCTGGTGGCCCGCCACGCCGCCGACCTCGCCCACGCGCTCTCGGAGGTCGGAACCGTGGAGCATCACGGTGCACCCTATCTGCTGCTGGAGGTCGGGAACGCGGCGCGGGTGGCTGGCGAACTGCTGTCACAGGGCCTGCGGGTACGCGACTGCGCCAGCTACGGTCTGCCGGAGCAGCTGCGGCTTTCGGCGCGTCTGCCGCCTGACAATGCCCGTCTGGTCGCCGTCTTGCGGCAAACTCTGAATCATGGTTGA
- a CDS encoding GNAT family N-acetyltransferase — protein MLALKVHPGQDVFAGQMPSALLTAENDAASEAMALLLGPQVIGFYRLDFGAGAVAGRDFGRSSVGLKAFFLGAAWQGRGLGMLAVQAVLSDLKRRQPAPELLALSVNLRNAAARHLYLKAGFADHGELYLGGAAGPQYVMLREI, from the coding sequence GTGCTGGCCCTGAAGGTCCATCCGGGGCAGGACGTGTTCGCGGGCCAGATGCCGAGTGCGCTCCTGACCGCCGAGAACGACGCCGCGTCAGAGGCGATGGCGCTGCTGCTGGGGCCGCAGGTCATCGGATTCTATCGGCTCGATTTCGGGGCGGGGGCTGTCGCCGGGCGCGACTTCGGACGGTCCAGCGTGGGCCTGAAGGCGTTTTTCCTGGGGGCGGCGTGGCAGGGCAGGGGGCTGGGAATGCTGGCGGTGCAGGCCGTTCTGAGCGACCTGAAGCGGCGGCAACCAGCGCCCGAACTGCTGGCTCTGAGTGTGAACCTGCGAAACGCGGCGGCGCGGCACCTGTACCTGAAGGCGGGCTTTGCCGATCACGGTGAGCTGTATCTGGGCGGCGCGGCTGGCCCGCAGTATGTGATGCTGCGCGAGATCTGA
- the cobU gene encoding bifunctional adenosylcobinamide kinase/adenosylcobinamide-phosphate guanylyltransferase yields the protein MTPPLSALIFVTGGARSGKSRFAEEKAQQLGGEQVTYLATAQAFDTEMQERIGRHRADRPASWHTVEEPLEVARVLHTLQAPVVLLDCLSLWVSNAVLRGDSEEMILRAAAELLETQRQRGGTLIAVTNEVGLGIVPDNALARHYRDVLGRVDQAVAAASDEAYLLVSGLPLRLK from the coding sequence ATGACGCCGCCTTTGTCTGCACTGATCTTTGTTACCGGGGGAGCTCGCAGCGGCAAGAGCCGTTTTGCCGAAGAGAAGGCGCAGCAGCTCGGCGGTGAGCAGGTCACGTATCTGGCGACGGCGCAGGCCTTCGATACCGAGATGCAGGAGCGCATCGGGCGTCACCGCGCCGACCGGCCCGCCTCCTGGCACACCGTCGAAGAGCCGCTGGAGGTGGCGCGGGTGCTGCATACCCTTCAGGCCCCGGTGGTGCTGCTCGACTGCCTGAGTCTGTGGGTCAGCAACGCCGTTCTGCGCGGCGACAGCGAGGAGATGATTCTGCGGGCTGCCGCCGAGCTGCTGGAAACCCAGCGGCAGCGCGGGGGCACATTGATCGCCGTCACCAACGAGGTCGGTCTGGGCATTGTCCCCGATAACGCGCTTGCTCGCCACTACCGCGACGTGCTGGGCCGCGTCGATCAGGCGGTGGCAGCGGCCAGCGACGAGGCGTATCTGCTGGTCAGCGGGCTGCCGCTGCGGCTGAAATGA
- a CDS encoding carboxymuconolactone decarboxylase family protein, which translates to MSDSDTTPQHARHAVFGRQHDRIFERLSSLDPDLSAYIRDFAYDTVYDRGGLDLKTQELLACTLLLTLGSPDELKTHLRGAMLNGATEAELRETLLFAAPFVGFPKVVAAFGQLKSLLDRAQQP; encoded by the coding sequence ATGTCCGATTCCGATACCACGCCCCAGCACGCCCGCCACGCTGTCTTCGGTCGGCAGCATGACCGCATCTTCGAGCGCCTCAGCAGCCTCGACCCCGACCTATCCGCGTACATCCGTGACTTTGCCTACGACACGGTTTACGACCGGGGCGGCCTCGACTTGAAGACCCAGGAACTGCTGGCCTGCACCCTGCTGCTGACGCTCGGCAGCCCCGACGAACTGAAGACCCACCTGCGCGGGGCGATGCTCAACGGTGCCACCGAAGCGGAGCTGCGCGAAACGCTGCTGTTCGCCGCACCCTTCGTGGGCTTTCCGAAGGTGGTGGCAGCGTTCGGGCAGCTCAAAAGCCTGCTGGACCGAGCACAGCAGCCCTGA
- the cbiB gene encoding adenosylcobinamide-phosphate synthase CbiB has translation MKRRVMVLALLLDALGEPPPLLHPVVWMGNFLNWARRHWRAELPGARRIEGAAWWSAGALVAGSAGLGAARLPWPVQGVLLKPLLARRALLGAAGEVAGALAAENLPEARRLLAWHLVSRDTADLSASEVAAAVIESVSENLSDSVVAPLLAYRWGGLGAAALYRYANTADALWGYRTPELEDAGKCAARADDALNLLPSRLTAGCAALAAGLPGFAGRDAWTIWRSDARFTSSPNAGQPMSVFAGALGVRLEKRGHYVLNAAGRSPGTQDVWRALRLARWTLALAVGVLLLPARRRRRA, from the coding sequence ATGAAGCGGCGCGTGATGGTGTTGGCGCTGCTGCTGGACGCGCTGGGAGAGCCGCCACCGCTGCTACATCCGGTGGTCTGGATGGGAAACTTCCTGAACTGGGCGCGGCGGCACTGGCGGGCAGAGCTGCCCGGTGCGCGGCGCATCGAGGGCGCGGCGTGGTGGAGCGCGGGCGCACTGGTGGCAGGCAGCGCGGGTCTGGGGGCCGCCCGGCTGCCGTGGCCGGTTCAGGGCGTGCTGCTCAAACCGCTGCTGGCGCGGCGGGCGCTGCTCGGGGCAGCGGGCGAGGTGGCGGGGGCGCTGGCCGCCGAGAATCTGCCGGAAGCGCGGCGGCTGCTGGCGTGGCATCTGGTCAGCCGCGACACCGCCGATCTGAGCGCCTCCGAGGTGGCGGCAGCCGTTATCGAAAGCGTGTCCGAGAATCTGTCGGACAGCGTGGTTGCCCCGCTGCTGGCGTACCGCTGGGGTGGCCTGGGGGCGGCGGCCCTGTACCGCTACGCCAACACCGCCGACGCCCTGTGGGGCTACCGCACGCCTGAGCTGGAAGACGCGGGCAAGTGTGCTGCCCGTGCCGACGACGCCCTGAACCTGCTGCCCTCGCGCCTGACCGCTGGCTGCGCTGCCCTCGCCGCTGGGCTGCCGGGGTTTGCGGGCAGGGACGCCTGGACCATCTGGCGCAGCGACGCCCGCTTCACCAGCAGCCCGAACGCAGGGCAGCCGATGTCGGTGTTCGCGGGGGCGCTGGGTGTGCGGCTGGAGAAGCGCGGGCACTACGTCCTGAATGCGGCGGGCAGATCGCCGGGCACGCAGGACGTGTGGCGGGCGCTGCGGCTGGCCCGCTGGACGCTGGCGCTGGCTGTGGGTGTGCTGCTGCTGCCTGCTCGCCGGAGACGCCGTGCCTGA